Proteins from one Flavobacterium sp. N2038 genomic window:
- a CDS encoding sugar-binding protein: MKEYQVILIDKNSTDDVEILNSSLWENANCLTDFSSPWKNDPISKIEFRALWDLENLYFNFRVFDTDIYIDQKDDSIDSIGNSDRVELFFRANKTLDPYYCLEMDTSTRVMDFKARPDKNFDFNWDWPKEDLKLIASVDKVSFTVVGRISIASLNRLNLIQNNTIETGVYRAKFSKKENQNYEPTWISWVDPDTETPNFHTASSFGKFILMK, encoded by the coding sequence ATGAAAGAATATCAGGTAATTTTAATAGATAAAAATAGTACAGATGATGTCGAAATTTTGAATTCTTCCCTTTGGGAAAATGCAAATTGTTTAACTGATTTTTCTTCGCCCTGGAAAAATGATCCCATATCTAAAATTGAATTTAGGGCACTTTGGGATCTTGAAAATCTCTATTTTAATTTCCGCGTTTTTGACACGGATATATATATTGATCAAAAAGATGACAGTATTGATAGCATAGGGAATTCTGATAGGGTAGAACTCTTTTTTAGAGCAAATAAAACTTTAGATCCTTATTATTGTCTGGAAATGGATACTTCGACCAGAGTAATGGATTTTAAAGCGCGTCCTGATAAGAATTTTGATTTTAACTGGGATTGGCCTAAAGAGGATTTGAAATTGATAGCATCAGTAGATAAAGTTTCTTTTACTGTTGTGGGCAGAATAAGTATTGCGTCTTTAAACAGATTAAATTTAATTCAAAACAATACTATCGAAACTGGGGTTTACAGGGCTAAGTTTTCTAAAAAGGAGAATCAAAATTATGAGCCAACCTGGATAAGCTGGGTTGATCCAGATACCGAAACTCCAAATTTTCATACGGCATCTTCTTTTGGGAAATTTATTTTGATGAAATAG
- a CDS encoding SusC/RagA family TonB-linked outer membrane protein has protein sequence MKLLTQKKPRDFRINNLSGKEFKLTLLSLLVFTFQAPAASSINASAKNKTSLFFEKTIKGTVTDQNGLPLPGVNVVVKGTNKGVQTDVDGSFAITVADNVTKLVITYIGMEDQEVTIGTSPLKIVMKEAGQKLEEIVIGYGKAKKKDLTGSVASVGKDNLNLGGTVANVGQALQGRASGVQVQQNSYAPGTTPTIVVRGGNSITTSNAPLYVVDGFITSTGASISPNDIESIQILKDAASTAIYGSRGGNGVIMITTKKGASGKMQIEGEISDGFQNIIQEPSLINGQQYASIQNAIAAENGRPPVFSSDFPIANTNWFKAATRPGEVLNRTLTFSGSDKTSKFFLSGNYLKQTGAIENTDFTRYTVRIGAEKKFTEKVTVGANVYGAASEGHNSDFGDNILSPMFSIQTAPPSIPIYNEDGTYYKFQGKDNALALLLEPTDHTINRLVNGNMFMDYEIIKGLTYHFGAGAEWQENIQGKYTPRTLVAGAALNGTGSEENKTYFRWSTEQYLTYKFNIKEHHSFTAMVGTSNQKDTYERMKASGSGFANDILTYYNLESASVYLKPETQKQETKLTSYFGRLGYAFDDKYLASFTIRRDGSSRFGPNNKYGTFPSGAVAWRISKEAFMQNLETISDLKLRVSYGITGNDGIADYAYMSTLQPWNTTISDGSFESGTEPKNLANPDLKWEQQAQTNIGLDMGFFNDRLTATIDVYKKRTTDALLNVPVGGWWGFPTQTLNSGTIDNKGIELGISSENFKNDKFYWRTSLNLAYNKQEVISLADNVKIISYNTSNPSGTVSGREFTRLEPGKEMGLLYGFKYAGVVKTGEVYAPQPLSKPGDPKYEDLDGDGQITAKDRTYLGNSTPHYIVGFNNDFRFGNFDVNVFFQGALDYSVYNMTRMVGESTTSTDVLDRWVAGTNENTDIPRDGYYKSSYGSYVNSRFVEDASYLRLKNLSIGYSIPESLLKPTKFIDSIRLYAIGQNLLTITKYSGNDPEVNGHTNNATAQNLGGGIDFNSFPASRTFILGIKIAIH, from the coding sequence ATGAAATTATTAACCCAAAAAAAGCCAAGAGATTTTCGGATTAACAATTTATCCGGAAAAGAATTCAAACTAACACTTTTATCGTTATTAGTTTTTACATTTCAGGCTCCGGCGGCTTCATCAATAAATGCGTCAGCCAAAAACAAAACTTCATTGTTTTTTGAAAAAACAATAAAAGGTACTGTTACAGATCAGAATGGTTTACCACTTCCGGGTGTAAATGTTGTAGTTAAAGGAACAAACAAAGGAGTTCAGACCGATGTTGACGGAAGTTTTGCCATTACCGTAGCAGATAATGTGACTAAACTGGTGATTACCTACATTGGCATGGAAGATCAGGAGGTTACTATAGGAACTTCTCCTCTGAAAATTGTCATGAAAGAAGCAGGACAAAAACTGGAAGAGATCGTTATTGGATACGGAAAAGCTAAGAAAAAGGATCTTACCGGTTCTGTAGCCTCTGTTGGAAAAGACAACTTAAATTTAGGTGGTACAGTTGCCAATGTTGGTCAGGCACTTCAAGGACGTGCATCTGGGGTTCAGGTACAACAAAACAGTTATGCGCCAGGGACTACTCCTACAATAGTTGTTAGAGGTGGAAACTCTATTACGACTTCAAACGCTCCCCTTTATGTGGTAGACGGTTTTATTACAAGTACGGGTGCCTCTATCAGTCCAAATGATATCGAAAGTATTCAAATTCTTAAAGATGCCGCTTCTACAGCAATTTATGGTTCGCGAGGTGGAAACGGAGTTATCATGATTACGACCAAAAAAGGAGCCTCAGGCAAAATGCAGATTGAAGGAGAAATTTCAGATGGTTTTCAAAATATTATTCAGGAACCTTCATTGATAAACGGGCAACAATATGCTTCTATTCAAAATGCTATTGCGGCTGAAAATGGAAGACCACCGGTTTTTTCTTCAGATTTTCCAATTGCAAATACCAACTGGTTTAAGGCAGCAACACGTCCCGGAGAAGTACTAAACAGAACATTAACTTTTAGCGGAAGCGATAAAACCTCTAAATTTTTCTTATCCGGAAATTATTTAAAACAAACCGGAGCAATAGAAAATACAGACTTTACAAGATATACTGTACGTATTGGAGCTGAGAAAAAATTCACAGAAAAAGTAACTGTTGGAGCAAACGTATACGGAGCTGCAAGTGAAGGACATAATAGTGATTTTGGTGATAATATTTTATCTCCAATGTTTTCTATCCAGACAGCTCCTCCATCAATTCCTATTTACAATGAAGATGGTACTTATTATAAATTCCAAGGAAAAGATAATGCTTTGGCTCTTTTGCTGGAACCAACTGACCATACCATCAACAGATTGGTAAATGGAAACATGTTTATGGATTATGAAATTATTAAAGGCCTGACCTATCATTTTGGAGCAGGTGCAGAATGGCAGGAAAATATTCAGGGCAAATATACGCCACGAACTCTTGTTGCAGGAGCAGCTTTGAATGGTACGGGATCTGAGGAAAACAAAACTTATTTTAGATGGAGTACTGAACAATATTTAACGTATAAGTTCAATATAAAAGAACATCACTCTTTTACAGCAATGGTGGGAACATCAAACCAAAAAGATACTTACGAAAGAATGAAAGCTTCTGGTTCTGGTTTTGCTAATGATATATTGACTTACTACAATCTTGAAAGTGCTTCTGTTTATCTAAAACCTGAAACTCAAAAGCAAGAGACAAAACTTACTTCATATTTCGGAAGGTTAGGTTATGCTTTTGATGACAAATATCTGGCTTCATTTACAATTAGACGTGACGGTTCTTCTCGTTTTGGTCCAAATAACAAATACGGTACATTCCCGTCCGGAGCTGTAGCCTGGAGAATCTCAAAAGAGGCTTTTATGCAAAATTTAGAAACTATTTCTGATTTAAAATTAAGAGTTAGTTACGGTATTACAGGAAACGACGGAATTGCAGATTATGCATACATGTCTACTTTACAGCCTTGGAATACTACAATTTCAGATGGTTCTTTTGAAAGTGGTACTGAGCCAAAAAATCTAGCAAATCCTGATCTTAAATGGGAACAACAAGCTCAAACCAATATTGGTTTAGACATGGGATTCTTTAACGACAGACTTACAGCTACAATCGATGTCTATAAAAAAAGAACAACAGATGCTCTTTTGAATGTGCCAGTTGGAGGATGGTGGGGATTCCCAACCCAGACACTTAACTCAGGTACAATTGACAATAAAGGTATTGAGCTTGGTATAAGCAGTGAAAACTTTAAAAATGATAAATTCTACTGGAGAACATCTTTAAACCTTGCTTATAACAAACAAGAAGTTATTTCACTGGCAGACAATGTAAAAATAATCAGTTATAACACTTCTAACCCTAGTGGTACAGTTTCCGGACGTGAGTTTACAAGACTTGAGCCAGGAAAAGAAATGGGATTATTATATGGATTTAAATATGCCGGCGTAGTTAAGACAGGAGAAGTATATGCACCACAACCTTTATCTAAGCCAGGAGATCCTAAATATGAAGATTTAGACGGTGACGGACAAATTACAGCTAAGGACAGAACGTATTTGGGAAATTCAACTCCACATTATATTGTTGGTTTTAATAATGATTTTAGATTTGGAAATTTTGATGTGAACGTATTCTTTCAGGGAGCCCTTGACTACTCTGTTTACAACATGACCAGAATGGTTGGAGAATCTACAACCAGCACAGACGTATTGGATCGTTGGGTGGCAGGAACAAATGAAAATACTGATATCCCAAGAGATGGTTACTACAAAAGTTCATACGGAAGTTATGTAAACTCAAGATTTGTAGAAGACGCTTCATACTTACGTCTTAAAAATTTATCAATTGGATACTCAATCCCGGAAAGTCTTTTAAAACCAACCAAATTTATTGATAGCATTAGACTGTATGCAATTGGTCAAAACTTACTGACTATTACAAAATATTCTGGAAACGATCCTGAAGTAAATGGACATACTAATAATGCTACGGCACAAAATCTTGGAGGAGGAATTGATTTTAACTCATTCCCTGCTTCACGAACATTTATACTAGGAATAAAAATAGCAATTCATTAA
- a CDS encoding RagB/SusD family nutrient uptake outer membrane protein has product MKKYTILLLLVAAGLQYSCNEDLDPTVYSSLTNTNGYQTKSDAIAAINSIYGRLKGPSVGDNFSYWATRHFALTDIATDLGHCQYGGDPGQLSLGTWNSANGLLLEDWNAMYKLVSNANNAIYYITKMSAISDVEKAQFISEAKFLRASAYMDLTDSWGPVILITDQNLANPNYLEQTAPTSVEDIDKFLIKELTEAAAVLPVNYKGDNIYGTNDVARATKGAALTLLAKLYLRSHDWQKVVTTTQQVMDLGEYHLFPSYLGLFKESNKWCSENIFSSLSDANTNGTELLNHFGPIDHPVVQNRWQYYTVNWDFYNTFGDEDERKQCFFPEFEGTDGLLHKQAPSLGAQPPKGEFYMPDVSTRKYADDETTTYYDGHSVNILRYADVLLSRAEAINEISGPTQEAIDLINQVKGRSHAKLLALSDYNQTTLRDAILQERGWELFYEGKRRADLIRMNKYDVLVNAYHLRVGEAALVKMPQNKYYTYPQSQVDLNPKLSNADRQ; this is encoded by the coding sequence ATGAAAAAATATACAATATTATTGCTTTTAGTTGCTGCAGGTCTTCAATATTCGTGCAATGAGGATCTGGACCCTACAGTATATAGCAGTTTAACAAATACAAACGGATATCAAACCAAGTCAGATGCTATAGCAGCAATTAACTCGATCTATGGCCGATTAAAAGGACCTTCTGTAGGTGATAACTTTTCATACTGGGCAACCCGACATTTTGCTTTAACAGATATTGCAACAGATTTAGGGCATTGTCAATATGGAGGAGATCCGGGACAATTATCTTTAGGCACCTGGAACTCTGCAAATGGTTTATTACTTGAAGACTGGAATGCGATGTATAAATTGGTATCAAACGCAAACAATGCCATTTATTATATCACTAAAATGTCTGCAATTTCAGATGTTGAAAAAGCGCAATTCATTTCTGAAGCTAAATTTTTGAGAGCATCCGCTTATATGGATTTAACCGACTCATGGGGACCGGTTATCTTAATTACCGATCAAAACCTGGCAAATCCAAATTATTTGGAGCAAACCGCTCCAACATCTGTTGAAGACATCGATAAATTTCTTATCAAAGAACTTACAGAAGCTGCTGCTGTTTTACCTGTAAACTACAAAGGCGACAATATTTACGGAACTAATGATGTAGCACGCGCCACAAAAGGTGCAGCACTTACTTTATTAGCAAAACTTTATCTTCGTAGTCATGACTGGCAAAAAGTAGTCACTACGACTCAGCAAGTAATGGATTTAGGTGAATACCACCTTTTTCCTTCTTATTTAGGTTTGTTTAAAGAAAGTAACAAATGGTGTAGCGAAAACATCTTTTCTTCTCTTAGTGATGCTAATACAAATGGAACTGAATTGTTGAATCACTTTGGGCCAATTGATCACCCTGTTGTTCAAAACAGATGGCAGTATTATACTGTAAACTGGGATTTCTACAACACTTTTGGAGATGAAGACGAAAGAAAACAATGTTTCTTCCCGGAATTTGAAGGTACAGACGGGTTACTTCACAAACAAGCTCCATCATTGGGTGCTCAACCGCCTAAAGGAGAATTTTATATGCCAGACGTTTCTACCAGAAAATATGCTGACGATGAAACCACTACTTATTATGACGGACATAGTGTAAACATTTTGCGTTATGCTGATGTATTATTAAGCAGAGCCGAAGCCATAAACGAAATTAGTGGCCCAACACAGGAAGCTATAGACCTTATTAATCAGGTAAAAGGAAGATCGCATGCTAAATTATTGGCTTTATCAGATTATAACCAAACTACTTTAAGAGATGCTATTTTACAAGAAAGAGGCTGGGAACTTTTCTATGAAGGAAAACGTCGTGCCGATTTAATCAGAATGAACAAATATGATGTGCTTGTAAATGCCTATCACCTAAGAGTTGGTGAAGCAGCATTGGTAAAAATGCCACAAAATAAATATTATACTTATCCACAAAGTCAGGTCGATCTTAATCCTAAGTTAAGCAACGCCGACAGACAATAA